A single genomic interval of Cryomorphaceae bacterium harbors:
- a CDS encoding LytTR family transcriptional regulator has protein sequence MNFLTKPFPAFREPKQVVQSAILFGLFVALFLGVFKPFGLEGLGENLLLIAAGYGVITSVCMLMIQWLTPKLFPNFYREEHWTTGREIVQTMANIVLIAVGNWMYSWALGFFDANWYSFVVFLGFTLAVGIIPVSIQVLIRQNSYQRKYSKSSDAINLQIAERTADARDSRAIQISDENGKVVLETAPEKIIAAESADNYVKIYSLADNGASNEMIRTTLAALEDMLANDPRFFRTHRSWLVNLGRIEKVSGNARGYTLRLDGFQSEIPVARGRIAAFDEVMGKF, from the coding sequence ATGAACTTTCTGACCAAACCTTTTCCCGCATTCAGAGAACCCAAACAAGTGGTTCAATCGGCCATTTTGTTTGGACTTTTTGTAGCCTTGTTTCTCGGCGTGTTCAAGCCTTTCGGACTTGAAGGTCTTGGCGAAAACCTGCTGTTGATTGCCGCGGGTTACGGCGTCATTACCTCCGTGTGTATGCTGATGATTCAGTGGTTGACCCCTAAACTTTTTCCGAATTTTTACCGCGAGGAACACTGGACCACAGGGCGGGAGATTGTTCAAACCATGGCCAATATTGTGCTGATTGCCGTGGGAAACTGGATGTACTCCTGGGCGCTGGGGTTTTTTGACGCCAACTGGTATTCCTTTGTTGTGTTTTTAGGATTCACTTTGGCCGTGGGTATCATTCCGGTGAGTATCCAGGTGTTGATTCGCCAGAACAGTTATCAACGCAAATACAGCAAAAGCTCTGATGCGATTAATCTCCAAATCGCCGAACGAACTGCGGATGCCCGCGATAGCCGCGCGATTCAAATCAGCGACGAGAACGGGAAAGTTGTATTGGAAACTGCTCCTGAAAAAATCATCGCTGCCGAATCGGCAGACAATTATGTGAAAATCTATTCCCTGGCCGACAACGGAGCATCCAACGAAATGATCCGCACCACCCTGGCTGCTCTGGAAGACATGCTGGCAAATGACCCACGTTTTTTCCGCACCCACCGATCATGGCTGGTCAATCTGGGCAGAATAGAAAAAGTGAGCGGCAATGCGCGGGGATATACCCTAAGGCTCGATGGATTTCAATCTGAAATTCCGGTGGCCCGAGGTCGGATTGCAGCCTTTGATGAGGTGATGGGTAAATTTTAG
- a CDS encoding TlpA family protein disulfide reductase, whose protein sequence is MKNTGIFALVLMIGAWLFTTTAMAQSAVTPTGKVGLNIGDTAPELAFKNPDGKEIKLSQLKGNVVLIDFWASWCGPCRRENPNVVAAYEKYSKAKFKDAKGFEVLGVSLDKNHASWVKAIEQDNLHWPHHMSDLGGWSSAPAAVYQVRSIPASFLVDANGVIVAKNLRGQTLHLELDKLIKKL, encoded by the coding sequence ATGAAGAATACAGGAATTTTCGCATTGGTTTTGATGATAGGCGCATGGCTTTTCACCACCACAGCAATGGCACAGAGTGCTGTAACCCCCACCGGCAAGGTCGGTCTCAACATTGGCGACACCGCGCCTGAGCTCGCCTTTAAAAACCCTGATGGCAAAGAAATCAAGCTGTCGCAACTCAAAGGCAACGTGGTGCTGATTGACTTCTGGGCTTCGTGGTGCGGTCCTTGCCGACGCGAAAACCCCAATGTGGTTGCGGCCTATGAAAAATACTCCAAGGCAAAATTCAAAGACGCCAAAGGTTTTGAAGTGCTGGGCGTTTCGCTCGATAAAAACCACGCCAGTTGGGTAAAAGCCATTGAGCAGGATAATCTTCACTGGCCACACCACATGAGTGATTTGGGCGGATGGAGCTCAGCCCCTGCGGCTGTGTACCAGGTGCGCAGTATTCCTGCCAGCTTTTTGGTGGACGCCAATGGTGTAATTGTCGCCAAAAACCTCCGTGGCCAAACACTGCACCTTGAACTCGACAAGCTGATTAAAAAGCTGTAA
- a CDS encoding DUF2306 domain-containing protein, producing the protein MTAQILLYIHIAAGTIALTIGALAAFSRKGGNLHIQAGRVFVISMAVTALSAIVLSTIRPNPFLLGIGFFTGYLVFSGWIWARRIKIRLRLRYAKWVAWLSMAPAIYMLYHAFSHGFINWILVVFGGILLSMAIPDAIRRKNPESPIRLHASRIGGAYIAAFTAFLAVNIEWSLWVWLGPSAVGAPLIAWAQRRFAR; encoded by the coding sequence ATGACCGCACAAATCTTACTCTACATTCACATTGCAGCTGGCACCATTGCACTGACGATCGGCGCACTGGCTGCATTTTCGCGCAAAGGCGGAAACCTGCACATACAGGCCGGGCGGGTATTTGTGATTTCCATGGCCGTTACGGCGCTTTCGGCCATTGTTCTCAGCACCATTCGTCCAAACCCCTTTTTGTTGGGCATCGGATTTTTCACAGGATACCTAGTATTCAGCGGCTGGATATGGGCACGGCGCATAAAAATTCGGCTTCGGTTGCGCTATGCAAAATGGGTGGCCTGGCTCAGTATGGCACCGGCCATCTACATGCTCTATCACGCATTTTCTCATGGGTTTATCAACTGGATACTGGTGGTGTTCGGTGGAATTCTACTTTCGATGGCCATTCCGGATGCCATCCGGCGTAAAAATCCCGAATCGCCCATTCGACTGCACGCCAGCAGAATTGGCGGGGCTTATATTGCTGCGTTCACGGCATTTCTGGCGGTAAACATCGAGTGGAGCTTGTGGGTGTGGCTCGGGCCCTCAGCAGTGGGCGCACCGCTGATTGCATGGGCGCAAAGGCGTTTCGCAAGATGA